From Acidihalobacter aeolianus, a single genomic window includes:
- a CDS encoding CbbQ/NirQ/NorQ/GpvN family protein yields MTIDVQQYLVRQEPYYQPQGREVQLYEAAYRNRLPVMVKGPTGCGKSRFIEYMAWKLDRPLITVACNEDMTASDLVGRYLLEADGTRWIDGPLTTAARIGAICYLDEVVEARQDTTVVIHPLTDHRRTLPLDKKGELIVAHPDFQLVISYNPGYQSLMKDLKQSTKQRFAAFDFDYPDADLETAILAREAGIAAELAGRLVKVGLAARNLKGHGLDEGISTRLLVYAAKLINDGVDAADACRMALVRPITDDADIRDTLDNAIDAIFG; encoded by the coding sequence ATGACGATCGACGTGCAACAGTATCTGGTCCGGCAGGAGCCCTATTACCAGCCCCAGGGCCGTGAAGTGCAGCTTTACGAAGCGGCCTACCGCAACCGATTGCCGGTCATGGTCAAGGGTCCCACCGGCTGCGGCAAGTCGCGCTTCATCGAATACATGGCGTGGAAGCTCGACCGGCCGCTGATTACCGTCGCCTGCAACGAGGACATGACCGCGTCCGACCTGGTCGGCCGCTATCTTCTGGAAGCGGACGGCACCCGCTGGATCGACGGCCCGCTCACCACCGCCGCTCGCATCGGCGCGATCTGCTACCTCGACGAAGTCGTCGAGGCCCGGCAGGACACCACCGTGGTGATCCACCCGCTCACCGACCACCGCCGCACCCTGCCGCTCGACAAGAAGGGCGAACTGATCGTGGCGCACCCCGACTTCCAGCTGGTGATCTCCTACAACCCCGGCTACCAGTCGCTGATGAAGGACCTCAAGCAGTCCACCAAGCAGCGCTTCGCCGCATTCGATTTCGACTACCCCGATGCCGATCTGGAAACCGCCATCCTGGCCCGAGAGGCCGGCATCGCCGCGGAACTGGCCGGCAGGCTGGTGAAGGTCGGCCTGGCCGCGCGCAACCTCAAGGGGCACGGCCTCGACGAGGGCATTTCCACGCGCCTGCTGGTCTACGCCGCCAAGCTGATCAACGACGGCGTCGATGCCGCCGACGCCTGCCGCATGGCGCTGGTGCGGCCGATCACCGACGACGCCGACATCCGCGACACCCTGGACAACGCCATCGACGCGATCTTCGGCTAA
- a CDS encoding type II toxin-antitoxin system HipA family toxin has product MARRSTHAPLRVLLNNHLVGHLSKTPDGAIRFNYDQSWLDWEKALPVSLSLPLREDAYRGKPVIAVFDNLLPDADALRRRIAEKVGAAGTDAYSMLAAIGRDCVGALQFIVDNDNDGGVDGVSAISGEQVDDSAIENLLKGLAQAPLGLDRDDTFRISVSGAQEKTALLMHKGQWLKPHGTTPTTHILKKQIGRLPNGVDLSNSVENEFYCLKLIEAFDLQVNRAEMRNFGETKALVIERFDRRWTSDGRLLRLPQEDFCQALSVPPTRKYQSEGGPGLADVIKLLEGSDYPTKDQITVFKAQILFWLIGATDGHAKNFSIFLGRGGSFRLTPIYDVLTAQPSLISRQIEIKQMRLAMALGTRNHYKIKEIQYRHFLQSGDMAGLSKKIVQDVIEEIIVSAKTALEKVENELSEDFPEEIHSVIKDTVKARLRVLTAQ; this is encoded by the coding sequence ATGGCGCGTCGGTCTACTCATGCGCCGCTACGCGTACTTCTGAACAACCACCTTGTCGGCCATCTCAGCAAAACACCTGACGGCGCGATTAGATTTAACTACGACCAAAGCTGGCTCGACTGGGAAAAAGCGCTTCCGGTATCGCTGTCTTTGCCTCTACGCGAGGATGCCTATCGGGGGAAGCCGGTAATCGCCGTGTTCGACAATTTGCTACCGGATGCGGATGCGTTGCGCCGACGCATCGCTGAGAAGGTTGGCGCTGCTGGCACAGATGCTTACAGCATGCTGGCAGCAATCGGTCGTGACTGCGTCGGCGCCCTACAATTCATCGTCGACAACGACAACGATGGTGGTGTCGATGGTGTCTCTGCCATTTCTGGGGAACAGGTAGACGATAGCGCAATCGAAAATCTACTCAAAGGCCTGGCTCAAGCCCCTCTTGGGCTCGACCGCGACGATACGTTCCGCATCTCGGTCTCCGGCGCTCAGGAGAAGACAGCTCTGCTGATGCACAAGGGTCAATGGCTTAAGCCTCACGGCACCACTCCGACCACACATATTCTCAAGAAACAGATCGGGAGACTGCCAAACGGAGTTGATCTGTCGAACAGCGTTGAGAATGAGTTTTACTGCCTGAAACTGATTGAGGCATTTGACCTCCAGGTCAACAGAGCGGAAATGCGGAACTTTGGAGAGACAAAAGCGCTCGTGATTGAACGATTCGACCGCCGGTGGACAAGTGACGGTCGTTTGCTCCGCCTGCCGCAGGAAGATTTCTGCCAGGCATTGTCGGTCCCGCCGACTCGCAAATATCAGAGTGAGGGCGGCCCAGGGCTGGCAGACGTAATCAAACTACTAGAGGGAAGCGATTATCCAACGAAGGACCAAATCACAGTCTTCAAGGCGCAAATCCTATTCTGGCTGATCGGTGCCACGGACGGCCACGCCAAAAATTTCAGCATCTTCCTTGGTCGGGGTGGCAGCTTTCGTTTGACCCCTATTTACGATGTGCTCACTGCCCAACCAAGCCTGATATCCCGGCAGATCGAGATCAAGCAGATGCGTCTTGCCATGGCTTTAGGTACCCGCAATCACTACAAAATCAAAGAAATCCAGTACCGCCATTTTTTGCAATCCGGCGATATGGCGGGTTTGTCGAAAAAGATTGTTCAAGATGTTATCGAAGAGATCATTGTTAGCGCCAAAACGGCGTTGGAAAAAGTCGAAAACGAATTATCGGAAGATTTCCCCGAGGAAATCCACTCCGTCATAAAAGACACGGTCAAGGCGCGTCTACGCGTTTTGACTGCTCAGTAG
- a CDS encoding Glu/Leu/Phe/Val family dehydrogenase, whose protein sequence is MTADNDLAREPEDIEPTHVSRQRLARAMAYLDESTRNLFEFLNAPRHAVSVSFPVQMEDGSVRVFNGYRVIHNRSLGPGKGGIRYHPDVTLDEVRFLAALMTWKCALIDIPFGGAKGGVACDTKQLTENEIRHITRRFITELGDAIGPYTDIPAPDLYTNAQTMAWIYDTYDTLHPGRNNLPVVTGKPLDIGGSEGRQEATGRGLFFAAQRLISTNLLPELTRLEGVRINIQGFGNVGSVAARAFREAGALITGISDTQGGVYCSDGIDPDVACAYKNEHGTVVGLPGTQSLTNSAFLEHACDILILAALSNEIRIDNAGRIKARFIIEAANGPITPAADRILNGRGIRVLPDILANAGGVLVSYFEWVQNNENERWELAQVNAKLKAKMQNAVDAVVNRWQNLSTQELEPASQGDAGQWAESTPIDLRTAALVIAIERLARVTMERGVWP, encoded by the coding sequence ATGACTGCAGATAACGATCTCGCGCGCGAACCCGAAGATATCGAGCCGACGCATGTCAGCCGCCAGCGACTGGCGCGGGCAATGGCCTATCTGGATGAGTCGACCAGAAATCTTTTCGAATTCCTGAATGCGCCCAGGCATGCCGTCAGCGTCAGCTTCCCGGTTCAGATGGAGGATGGCAGCGTGCGCGTCTTCAACGGGTATCGGGTGATTCACAACCGATCGCTCGGCCCCGGCAAGGGCGGCATTCGCTATCATCCCGATGTGACTCTCGACGAGGTTCGCTTCCTGGCTGCGCTGATGACCTGGAAATGCGCCCTGATCGATATTCCGTTTGGGGGTGCGAAGGGAGGCGTGGCCTGCGACACCAAGCAGTTGACCGAAAACGAGATACGCCATATCACCCGACGCTTCATCACGGAACTGGGTGACGCGATCGGGCCTTACACGGACATCCCGGCGCCGGATCTTTACACCAACGCGCAGACGATGGCGTGGATTTACGACACCTACGATACACTCCATCCGGGGCGGAACAACCTGCCGGTGGTGACTGGAAAACCTCTGGATATCGGAGGCTCGGAAGGGCGCCAGGAGGCGACGGGGCGCGGGTTGTTTTTTGCCGCCCAGCGCTTGATCTCGACCAATCTGTTGCCTGAACTCACGCGCCTGGAAGGCGTGCGAATCAATATCCAGGGATTCGGCAACGTGGGTTCGGTGGCCGCCCGCGCGTTCAGGGAGGCTGGCGCACTGATTACCGGCATCAGCGACACCCAGGGCGGGGTCTACTGCAGCGACGGTATCGATCCGGATGTCGCCTGCGCCTACAAGAACGAACACGGGACCGTGGTCGGTCTGCCCGGAACGCAGAGTCTGACGAATTCCGCATTTCTGGAACACGCGTGCGATATTCTGATCCTGGCCGCGCTGAGCAACGAAATCCGTATCGATAATGCCGGTCGGATCAAGGCCAGGTTCATCATCGAAGCGGCCAACGGCCCGATCACGCCGGCGGCGGACAGGATATTGAACGGCAGGGGCATCCGCGTTTTGCCGGATATCCTGGCCAATGCCGGCGGCGTGCTGGTCAGTTATTTCGAGTGGGTGCAGAACAACGAAAACGAGCGCTGGGAACTGGCGCAGGTCAATGCCAAGCTCAAGGCGAAAATGCAAAACGCTGTCGACGCGGTCGTCAATCGCTGGCAAAACCTTTCCACCCAGGAACTGGAGCCAGCAAGCCAGGGCGATGCCGGGCAATGGGCAGAGTCGACTCCCATCGACTTGCGCACAGCGGCGCTGGTGATTGCGATCGAACGCTTGGCCAGGGTGACCATGGAACGCGGCGTCTGGCCCTGA
- a CDS encoding nitric oxide reductase activation protein NorD: MDRDSAQQQSPTEAYRARLDTRFPQVDEVFEGCLQQALTTLTPAGVDAYLEAGRSIGKLGRGVEPLLAFLEAWPETAQHVGEAALPAVMALVGRMQKSPNGQAIAPFLQTLAAVARRLQSIEALQHHLDIVLDLMERTTGSIHGHHTTYSSPGLPDLLAQAPALLAQLSPAGLARWVDYGIRNYATHPDRQQDYFALQSADARAVLQRERDGTLLADVERRLDLYLRGLWHDSDLLIPYSTAFDELRKPVPYYDHLGIRLPDVQHDTGGIRGIDRYRAMLAHMVGHRRWSSPQIADNWSPFQRMAVEFFEDCRIETLLIREYPGLRRLFLALHPRPVEGACDPETTSCLRHRLAMLSRALLDPDHGYLDADLNDFAARFHAALAEGESSTAEIASLALAYVTKTRRQSDQFAKVHFDDTVIEYRDDNRHLWRFIEEGDEEETFSEERKQAEVEEIRGLPPRHYPEWDYVSRTYRPDWACVYEALHPSGDAGVIERLLQKHALLARRLKRVLDLLKPQDKVRIRYQEEGSELDLDIAIRSLIDFRAGAVPDPRINMSHRTAGRDIAVTLLLDLSESLNEKVAGGEQTILELSQEAVSLLAWAIERLGDPLAIAGFHSNTRHDVRYQHIKGFGEHWDDTVKARLAALRAGYSTRMGAAMRHAAHYLGARQADKKLLLILTDGEPADVDVQDNRLLIEDARQAVKELDREGIFTYCISLDPRADEYVTDIFAHRYTVIDNIQRLPEKLPELFMALTK, from the coding sequence GTGGACCGCGACAGCGCACAACAGCAGTCGCCGACGGAGGCCTACCGCGCGCGCCTCGACACGCGCTTTCCCCAGGTCGACGAGGTATTCGAGGGCTGTCTGCAGCAGGCTCTCACGACGCTCACGCCAGCCGGCGTCGACGCCTATCTGGAGGCCGGGCGCAGCATCGGCAAGCTGGGCCGCGGCGTCGAACCTCTGCTGGCCTTTCTCGAAGCCTGGCCCGAAACCGCGCAGCACGTCGGCGAGGCGGCGCTGCCGGCAGTGATGGCACTGGTCGGGCGGATGCAGAAATCGCCCAACGGCCAGGCCATCGCCCCCTTTCTGCAGACGCTGGCGGCAGTCGCGCGACGGTTGCAGTCCATCGAGGCGCTGCAACACCACCTCGACATCGTGCTGGACCTCATGGAGCGCACCACCGGCTCCATCCACGGCCACCACACCACCTATTCCAGTCCCGGCCTGCCGGACCTACTCGCCCAGGCGCCCGCCCTGCTCGCCCAACTCAGCCCGGCCGGACTCGCGCGCTGGGTCGATTACGGCATCCGCAACTACGCCACGCACCCGGACCGACAGCAGGACTATTTCGCGCTGCAGTCCGCCGATGCGCGCGCCGTGCTGCAGCGCGAACGCGACGGCACCCTGCTGGCCGACGTCGAACGGCGCCTGGACCTTTACCTGCGCGGCCTGTGGCACGACAGCGATCTGCTGATCCCCTATTCCACCGCCTTCGACGAACTGCGCAAGCCGGTGCCCTACTACGACCACCTCGGCATCCGCCTGCCCGACGTGCAGCACGACACCGGCGGCATCCGGGGGATCGACCGCTACCGCGCCATGCTCGCCCATATGGTCGGTCATCGGCGCTGGTCGTCGCCGCAGATCGCCGACAACTGGAGCCCGTTCCAGCGCATGGCGGTGGAGTTCTTCGAGGACTGCCGCATCGAGACGCTGCTGATCCGCGAGTATCCCGGCCTGCGGCGCCTGTTCCTCGCGCTGCACCCGCGGCCCGTCGAGGGCGCCTGCGACCCGGAAACCACTTCCTGCCTGCGCCATCGCCTCGCGATGCTGTCGCGCGCGCTGCTCGACCCCGATCACGGCTATCTCGACGCCGACCTCAACGACTTCGCCGCACGCTTCCACGCGGCGCTCGCCGAGGGCGAATCCTCGACCGCCGAAATCGCCTCGCTGGCTCTCGCCTACGTCACCAAGACCCGGCGCCAGAGCGACCAATTCGCCAAGGTGCATTTCGACGACACCGTGATCGAATACCGCGACGACAACCGCCATCTGTGGCGCTTCATCGAAGAGGGCGACGAGGAGGAAACCTTCAGCGAAGAACGCAAGCAGGCCGAAGTCGAGGAAATCCGCGGTCTGCCGCCGCGGCACTATCCCGAATGGGACTACGTCAGCCGCACCTACCGCCCGGACTGGGCCTGCGTGTACGAGGCGCTGCACCCGTCCGGCGACGCCGGCGTCATCGAGCGCCTGCTGCAAAAGCACGCCCTGCTCGCCCGGCGCCTGAAGCGGGTGCTGGACCTGCTCAAACCGCAGGACAAGGTACGCATCCGCTACCAGGAAGAGGGCAGCGAACTGGATCTAGACATCGCCATCCGCTCGCTGATCGACTTCCGCGCCGGCGCCGTACCCGATCCGCGCATCAACATGAGCCACCGCACCGCGGGCCGCGACATCGCCGTCACCCTGCTGCTCGACCTCTCGGAATCGCTCAATGAAAAGGTCGCCGGCGGCGAGCAGACCATCCTCGAACTCTCGCAGGAAGCCGTCTCGCTGCTCGCCTGGGCCATCGAACGCCTAGGCGATCCGCTGGCCATCGCCGGCTTCCATTCCAACACCCGCCACGACGTGCGCTACCAGCACATCAAGGGCTTCGGCGAGCACTGGGACGACACCGTCAAGGCCCGCCTCGCCGCACTGCGCGCCGGCTACTCCACACGCATGGGCGCCGCGATGCGCCACGCCGCCCACTACCTCGGCGCGCGCCAGGCCGACAAGAAGCTGCTCCTGATACTCACCGACGGCGAACCCGCCGACGTCGACGTACAGGACAACCGCCTGCTCATCGAAGACGCCCGTCAGGCGGTCAAGGAACTGGACCGCGAGGGCATCTTCACCTACTGCATCAGCCTCGACCCCCGCGCCGACGAATACGTCACCGACATCTTCGCCCACCGCTACACCGTCATCGACAACATTCAGCGTCTGCCGGAAAAACTCCCTGAATTATTTATGGCGCTGACGAAGTAG
- a CDS encoding LysR family transcriptional regulator encodes MIKITLRQLEILQAVARCGSFSRASEAVHLTQPAVSMQIKQMEGFLGTALFEYTGKKIQLTEAGYETLRSAEAVMRELANLEQSLADLKGLKGGTLTVSAASTASVFAARLMAMFRDLHPDVQLSLNVVNRETILRHLSENTSDLALMGTPPEGLALSARAFMENPLVIVAAPNHPLAQVSDIPVNRLIKEPLVVREQGSGTRGALENFFIEQRLPFRPAMEMNKNEAIKQAVEAGLGVGLVSLHTVQAELASGLLCVLDIDGFPLKRQWYLVQREGKRLSAAAQAFSELVLEQAERAWIAPLRKGGMAQTA; translated from the coding sequence ATGATCAAAATTACTCTGCGCCAACTCGAAATCCTCCAGGCCGTGGCCCGTTGCGGCAGTTTTTCCCGCGCGAGCGAGGCGGTTCACCTGACCCAGCCGGCCGTGTCGATGCAGATCAAGCAGATGGAAGGTTTTCTCGGCACGGCCCTGTTCGAGTACACCGGCAAGAAGATCCAGCTCACCGAGGCCGGCTACGAAACCCTGCGCAGCGCCGAGGCGGTGATGCGCGAACTGGCCAATCTGGAACAGTCGCTGGCCGACCTGAAGGGCTTGAAGGGCGGCACGCTCACGGTCTCCGCAGCCAGCACGGCGAGCGTGTTCGCCGCGCGGCTGATGGCGATGTTCCGCGATCTGCATCCCGACGTGCAGCTGAGCTTGAACGTGGTCAACCGCGAAACCATCCTGCGGCACCTGAGCGAGAACACCAGCGATCTCGCGCTGATGGGCACCCCTCCGGAAGGGTTGGCGCTGAGCGCACGGGCGTTCATGGAAAACCCGTTGGTCATCGTGGCCGCGCCCAATCATCCGCTGGCGCAGGTGTCGGATATTCCGGTGAACCGCCTGATCAAGGAGCCACTGGTAGTACGCGAACAGGGCTCGGGCACGCGCGGGGCACTGGAAAATTTCTTTATCGAACAGCGGCTGCCATTCCGGCCGGCGATGGAAATGAACAAGAACGAGGCCATCAAGCAGGCTGTGGAAGCGGGTCTGGGCGTGGGGCTGGTGTCCCTGCACACCGTGCAGGCCGAGCTGGCGAGCGGCCTGCTGTGCGTGCTGGACATCGACGGGTTCCCGCTCAAGCGGCAGTGGTATCTCGTGCAGCGGGAAGGCAAGCGGCTGAGCGCCGCGGCGCAGGCGTTTTCGGAACTGGTGCTGGAGCAGGCGGAGCGGGCGTGGATCGCGCCCTTGCGCAAGGGGGGCATGGCGCAGACGGCCTGA
- a CDS encoding helix-turn-helix domain-containing protein, whose protein sequence is MNDLARTPRQIGNLIRRTRKKRGLAQTRLGQLAGLRQETISLIETGNPATKLETILAVLAALDLEFRIGARTKSDAADIEDIF, encoded by the coding sequence ATGAATGACCTTGCCCGCACACCAAGACAGATTGGCAACTTAATCCGACGTACGCGTAAAAAGCGCGGCCTAGCGCAGACTCGGCTCGGCCAACTTGCTGGCCTGCGCCAGGAGACGATCTCACTGATCGAAACTGGTAACCCGGCAACCAAACTGGAGACAATCCTTGCCGTGCTCGCTGCACTCGACTTGGAATTCAGGATTGGCGCACGCACTAAGAGTGACGCCGCCGATATCGAGGATATTTTCTGA
- a CDS encoding tyrosine-type recombinase/integrase, translating to MAHSETEQTASFAPHLLATGTDIRTSQRLLGHRSLQTTMIYTHVLETTRLVQSSG from the coding sequence TTGGCGCATAGCGAGACAGAGCAAACAGCCTCGTTCGCCCCCCATCTGCTCGCTACGGGTACGGACATACGAACTAGTCAGCGATTGCTGGGACACCGCAGTCTGCAAACCACGATGATCTACACGCATGTGCTGGAAACGACGCGTCTGGTCCAGTCCTCTGGATAA
- a CDS encoding ribulose-bisphosphate carboxylase yields the protein MANDQSNRYANLDLKEEDLIAGGKHILVAYKMKPKAGYGYLATAAHFAAESSTGTNVEVSTTDEFTKGVDALVYHIDEAAEDMRIAYPIDLFDRNVTDGRFMIVSFLTLAIGNNQGMGDVEYGKMIDFYVPERAIQMFDGPSTDITNLWRILGRPMKDGGYIAGTIIKPKLGLRPEPFAQAAYQFWLGGDFIKNDEPQGNQVFAPVKKTIPLVYDAMKRAQDETGEAKLFSMNITADDHYEMMARADFALEVFGPDADKLAFLVDGYVGGPGMVTTARRQYPNQYLHYHRAGHGAVTSPSSNRGYSAFVLAKMSRLQGASGIHVGTMGYGKMEGDADDKIIAYMIERDECQGPVYYQKWYGMKPTTPIISGGMNALRLPGFFENLGHGNVINTAGGGSYGHIDSPAAGAKSLRQAYECWKAGADPIEWAKEHNEFARAFESFPGDADQLYPGWRDKLGVHK from the coding sequence ATGGCTAACGACCAATCCAACCGCTACGCCAATCTGGACCTCAAGGAAGAGGACCTAATCGCTGGCGGAAAGCACATCCTGGTGGCCTACAAGATGAAGCCCAAGGCGGGCTACGGCTACCTGGCAACCGCCGCCCACTTCGCGGCCGAATCGTCCACCGGCACCAACGTCGAGGTGTCCACCACCGACGAGTTCACCAAGGGCGTCGACGCGCTGGTCTACCACATCGACGAAGCCGCCGAGGATATGCGCATCGCCTATCCGATCGACCTGTTCGACCGCAACGTCACCGACGGCCGCTTCATGATCGTCTCCTTCCTGACCCTGGCGATCGGCAACAACCAGGGCATGGGCGACGTCGAATACGGCAAGATGATCGACTTTTACGTGCCCGAACGCGCCATTCAGATGTTCGACGGCCCGTCCACCGACATCACCAACCTGTGGCGCATCCTCGGCCGTCCGATGAAGGATGGCGGCTACATCGCCGGCACCATCATCAAGCCCAAACTGGGCCTGCGTCCCGAGCCCTTCGCCCAGGCGGCGTACCAGTTCTGGCTCGGCGGCGACTTCATCAAGAACGACGAGCCGCAGGGCAACCAGGTGTTCGCCCCGGTCAAGAAGACCATCCCCCTGGTCTATGACGCGATGAAGCGCGCGCAGGACGAAACCGGCGAGGCCAAGCTGTTCTCCATGAACATCACGGCCGACGATCACTACGAAATGATGGCCCGCGCCGATTTCGCGCTGGAGGTCTTCGGTCCCGACGCCGACAAGCTGGCCTTCCTGGTCGACGGCTACGTCGGCGGTCCCGGCATGGTGACCACCGCCCGTCGCCAGTATCCCAACCAGTACCTGCACTACCACCGTGCCGGTCACGGTGCGGTGACCTCGCCCAGCTCGAACCGCGGCTATTCCGCCTTCGTGCTGGCCAAGATGTCCCGCCTGCAGGGCGCCTCCGGCATCCACGTCGGCACCATGGGCTACGGCAAGATGGAAGGCGACGCCGACGACAAGATCATCGCCTACATGATCGAGCGCGACGAGTGCCAGGGTCCGGTCTACTACCAGAAATGGTATGGCATGAAGCCCACCACACCGATCATCTCCGGCGGCATGAACGCGCTGCGCCTGCCCGGCTTCTTCGAGAACCTGGGTCACGGCAACGTGATCAACACCGCCGGCGGCGGCTCCTACGGCCACATCGACTCCCCGGCGGCTGGCGCCAAGTCGCTGCGCCAGGCCTACGAGTGCTGGAAGGCCGGCGCCGACCCGATCGAGTGGGCCAAGGAACACAACGAGTTCGCCCGCGCCTTCGAGTCCTTCCCAGGCGACGCCGACCAGCTGTACCCCGGCTGGCGCGACAAGCTCGGCGTGCACAAGTAA